In a single window of the Bufo bufo chromosome 5, aBufBuf1.1, whole genome shotgun sequence genome:
- the ZNF622 gene encoding zinc finger protein 622, with product MASYTCITCRVAFADPDIQRAHYKTDWHRYNLKRKVADMPPVTAENFQERVLAQRAVVEEQSKETATYCTACSKRFSTFNAYENHLKSKKHLDLEKKATEAITKKVEMLNEKNLEKGMRPENVDKDAMNVAIQQAVKAQPASSPKKKASMAQERDPGKQEQQARLRPDKPPRLQWYEEQAKKLAAQGDTQDSLEEEDWEDMDSDEEEEDSDEEMEDVNEADDASSAPAVEGTTPPIGAIPITDCLFCLHHSRTLVKNVAHMTKVHSFFIPDIEYLMDLKGFIRYLGEKVGVGKICLWCNERGKSFFTTESVQAHMNDKSHCKLFTDGDAALEFADFYDFRSSYPDHKEDEDLEVADRELTHEKDLEYNENTMELVLPSGARIGHRSLLKYYKQKFGLSRAVVVSKNQRAVGRVLQQYKALGWTGGTGGSRQQGRDMQYVQKMKSKWMLKMGMSNNATKQMHFRAQVQF from the exons ATGGCTTCGTACACCTGCATTACATGCCGGGTAGCTTTTGCTGATCCTGATATCCAGAGAGCTCATTATAAGACAGACTGGCACAGATACAACCTAAAGAGGAAGGTTGCTGACATGCCACCAGTAACAGCAGAAAATTTTCAAGAACGGGTTCTTGCCCAAAGAGCTGTGGTGGAGGAGCAGAGCAAAGAAACCGCCACCTACTGTACAGCCTGCAGCAAGAGGTTCTCAACATTCAATGCTTATGAAAACCACCTGAAATCCAAAAAGCACTTggacctagagaagaaggcaactGAAGCAATCACTAAGAAGGTTGAGATGTTGAATGAGAAGAATCTAGAGAAAGGCATGAGACCGGAAAATGTCGATAAAGATGCCATGAATGTAGCTATTCAGCAGGCTGTCAAGGCACAACCAGCCTCCTCTCCTAAAAAGAAAGCCAGCATGGCTCAAGAAAGGGATCCTGGAAAACAAGAACAGCAGGCCAGGTTAAGGCCTGACAAGCCACCCAGGTTACAGTGGTATGAAGAGCAAGCCAAGAAACTGGCAGCTCAGGGTGACACTCAAGATTCTTTGGAGGAGGAAG aTTGGGAAGACATGGATTCAGATGAGGAGGAAGAAGACagtgatgaggagatggaggatgttaATGAAGCAGATGATGCCAGTTCTGCACCAGCAGTTGAGGGTACTACTCCTCCCATTGGAGCCATCCCTATTACAGACTGCTTGTTCTGCCTGCATCACTCCCGCACTTTAGTAAAGAATGTCGCCCATATGACCAAAGTCCATAGCTTCTTTATTCCAGACATTGAATACCTCATGGATCTCAAAGGTTTTATCCGTTACTTAG GTGAGAAGGTCGGTGTTGGGAAGATTTGTCTGTGGTGTAATGAAAGGGGGAAATCCTTTTTCACTACAGAATCCGTGCAAGCTCACATGAATGACAAGAGCCACTGCAAGCTCTTCACAGATGGAGATGCTGCTCTGGAGTTTGCAGACTTTTACGATTTCAG GTCCAGTTATCCAGATCACAAAGAAGACGAAGACTTAGAAGTGGCTGACCGAGAACTTACACATGAGaaagatttagaatataatgAGAACACAATGGAATTGGTCCTGCCGTCAG GTGCCAGGATTGGTCATCGCTCACTGTTGAAATACTACAAACAGAAATTTGGTTTGTCCAGAGCTGTGGTTGTTTCGAAAAACCAGAGAGCTGTCGGCAGGGTTTTGCAGCAGTACAAAGCTCTGGGCTGGACTGGGGGAACTG GTGGCAGTCGTCAGCAGGGGCGTGACATGCAGTATGTGCAGAAGATGAAGTCTAAATGGATGCTGAAAATGGGGATGAGCAATAATGCTACAAAGCAGATGCACTTTAGGGCCCAAGTGCAATTTTGA